One genomic window of Diospyros lotus cultivar Yz01 chromosome 8, ASM1463336v1, whole genome shotgun sequence includes the following:
- the LOC127808586 gene encoding uncharacterized protein LOC127808586 produces the protein MTKFVNTAETRFQGMETKFQNQEASIRNLEVQVGQIAKMLSSRPQGSLPSNTETNPREQANAIMLRSGKELQDPPKAIEPVSKQEGMIQREVLPPRESYETKLNEAETTQRRPNQMEAKCEYEWSPKIKFSNPNVKPYMPPLPFPQRLKQHQNEQFAKFFEMLKKLHINIPFVDAITQVPSYAKFLKDILANKRKLAEFETVKLSEECSAIVQNKLPQKLKDPGSFTIPCIIGDICFDKVLCDLGASINLMPLTIFRKLGLGEPKPTTITLQLADRSIKHPKGIVEDVLVKVDKFIFPVDFIVLDMIEDLELATGKALIDVQQGQLVLRVQDDQVTFNVFQALKHPIEDQTCYRLDVIDCVVHDCFQVNRFEDPLEGCLVKPTTTGGENDAYEEIFKMLEANSPSCQTCTKQYGPRYVKLERPLMKPPKPSIEEPPSLELKPLPSHLKYAFLEGSSSLPVIISFFLTGDMEIRVVTSA, from the coding sequence ATGACCAAGTTTGTAAATACTGCTGAGACAAGATTCCAAGGTATGGAAACCAAATTTCAGAACCAGGAGGCATCTATTCGAAACTTGGAGGTACAGGTTGGGCAGATTGCCAAGATGCTTTCTTCTAGGCCCCAAGGTTCTCTACCAAGCAACACAGAGACCAATCCAAGAGAGCAAGCCAATGCCATCATGCTAAGGAGTGGAAAGGAGTTGCAAGATCCACCTAAAGCAATTGAACCCGTGAGCAAGCAAGAGGGGATGATCCAAAGAGAAGTGCTTCCACCAAGGGAATCTTATGAGACCAAATTAAATGAAGCTGAGACAACACAAAGAAGGCCAAACCAAATGGAAGCAAAATGTGAGTATGAGTGGtcaccaaaaatcaagttttcaAATCCTAATGTCAAGCCATACATGCCACCATTGCCTTTCCCTCAAAGACTCAAGCAGCACCAAAATGAGCAATTTGCCAAGTTCTTTGAGATGTTAAAGAAGCTGCAcatcaatattccatttgtGGATGCTATCACACAAGTCCCTAGCTATGCTAAGTtcttaaaagatattttagcaaACAAAAGGAAGCTAGCAGAATTTGAGACAGTCAAGCTGAGTGAAGAGTGCTCTGCCATTGTGCAAAACAAGTTGCCACAAAAGCTTAAGGATCCAGGGAGTTTTACTATACCTTGTATTATTGGTGATATTTGTTTTGATAAAGTTTTGTGTGATTTAGGAGCTAGTATTAATCTCATGCCTTTAACTATTTTCAGGAAACTAGGTTTGGGAGAACCAAAGCCTACCACAATCACTTTGCAGCTCGCGGATAGATCAATCAAGCATCCAAAaggtattgtggaagatgttTTGGTAAAGGTAGACAAATTTATATTCCCAGTTGATTTCATTGTCTTGGATATGATTGAGGACCTGGAGCTAGCTACAGGTAAAGCTTTGATAGATGTCCAGCAAGGACAACTTGTGTTGAGGGTCCAAGATGACCAAGTAACGTTTAATGTGTTTCAGGCTCTCAAGCATCCAATAGAAGACCAAACTTGTTATAGACTTGATGTTATTGACTGTGTTGTGCATGATTGCTTCCAAGTTAACAGGTTTGAAGACCCTTTGGAGGGTTGTTTAGTAAAGCCGACTACTACAGGTGGAGAGAATGATGCATATGAGGAGATTTTCAAGATGTTGGAAGCAAATTCACCCTCATGCCAAACCTGTACTAAGCAGTATGGACCAAGATATGTGAAGCTAGAGAGACCATTGATGAAACCGCCCAAGCCATCCATTGAAGAGCCACCTTCACTTGAGCTTAAACCTCTCCCATCTCATTTGAAATATGCATTTTTAGAAGGTTCTTCATCCTTACCTGTgattatttcattctttttgacaGGTGACATGGAGATTAGGGTTGTTACAAGTGCTTAA